In one window of Macadamia integrifolia cultivar HAES 741 unplaced genomic scaffold, SCU_Mint_v3 scaffold1016, whole genome shotgun sequence DNA:
- the LOC122062386 gene encoding uncharacterized protein LOC122062386 — MGHAITKLATGREEEYKAQEIAPIIDQFYDSLFAADTTNIHNLADFYHAICQTIEEINTKLGDTQFRIPSTKTLQKVFKEQFQSKDSGVRHFFFWPNKMHLREEEHKGKESCVHLTKDEFIKILLHVIFETGITGTGAKEVLLLLFGFLSIFQEQHHSERDEKPLTKEGFRKISQRGAMDILFFIFGVPITTLFVKQRLIPTAIPNELFIPGVTSATVFFLAILKKI; from the exons ATGGGTCATGCTATTACCAAATTAGCTACTG gaagagaagaggaataTAAGGCACAGGAAATTGCTCCAATAATAGACCAATTCTATGACAGCTTGTTTGCAGCAGACACCACCAATATTCACAATTTGGCGGATTTCTACCATGCAATTTGTCAAACCATCga AGAAATCAACACAAAACTTGGTGACACACAATTTCGCATACCAAGCACCAAGACACTTCAAAAAGTATTCAAG GAACAATTTCAAAGCAAAGACAGCGGGGTCAGGCACTTTTTTTTCTGGCCAAACAAAATGCATTTGCGTGAG gaAGAACATAAAGGCAAAGAAAGCTGTGTGCACTTGACGAAGGATGAGTTCATAAAGATCCTCCTACATGTGATTTTTGAAACAGGAATTACAGGAACAGGAGCAAAGGAAGTGTTGTTACTTTTGTTTGGTTTCCTCAGCATCTTTCAAGAACAGCATCATAGTGAACGCGATGAAAAACCCTTAACTAAGGAAGGATTCAGAAAGATCTCCCAGAGAGGAGCAATGGATatacttttcttcatttttggtGTTCCAATAACAACACTATTTGTCAAGCAACGTTTGATCCCAACAGCTATCCCTAATGAATTGTTCATTCCTGGTGTAACTTCTGCCACTGTCTTCTTTCTTGCAATACTGAAGAAGATTTAA